In Deltaproteobacteria bacterium, the following are encoded in one genomic region:
- a CDS encoding DUF2283 domain-containing protein, whose protein sequence is MKVKYFPDTDTAHVEFTDRAVHETKEVSENLYIDLDEKGNIVSMTIDHAKTNAGLWEFSHQEMRRQSARNDPRIHSSRLLAFDSPFIDVFVMITLPYFRAGGVM, encoded by the coding sequence ATGAAGGTGAAGTATTTTCCCGATACGGATACGGCGCATGTGGAGTTCACGGACAGGGCCGTTCATGAAACAAAAGAGGTCAGCGAGAACCTTTACATCGACTTGGATGAGAAGGGAAATATTGTGAGCATGACCATCGACCACGCCAAGACGAATGCAGGGCTTTGGGAATTCTCCCATCAGGAAATGCGTCGTCAAAGCGCGCGAAACGATCCAAGAATTCACTCTTCTCGTCTTCTCGCCTTTGATTCACCTTTCATTGATGTGTTCGTAATGATTACGTTGCCATACTTTCGCGCCGGGGGTGTTATGTAA
- a CDS encoding adenosylcobalamin-dependent ribonucleoside-diphosphate reductase → MNLTENARTVLNKRYLKKDEAGRPVETPEIMFRRVARAVAEADRLYDPEAPVEETANAFYTMMASLEFLPNSPTLMNAGRKMGQLSACFVLPIEDSMESIFDALKYTAIIHKTGGGTGFSFSRLRPKNDIVLSTHGVSSGPVSFMGVFDAATEAIKQGGTRRGANMGILRVDHPDIEEFISCKRGDTRLNNFNISVAVTDRFMEAVGQNEDFPLVNPRTGEVVRYVKARLLFDQIVESAWQNGDPGLIFLDAINRCNPTPHLGDIESTNPCGEQPLLPYESCNLGSINLSRMVRKKSNGAATVWEIDHERLRNVVHKAVHFLDNVIDVNKYPIPPIKELTLKNRKIGLGVMGFADMLITLAVPYDSDEAAEVGRSVMKFIQAESKAASAELGRVRGNFPKVLDGQELIETHPEFERIARERGFYSESLMELISTLGSIRRLEGVPDDVKRLFPTAHDIPPEWHIKIQAAFQEHTDNAVSKTINFHGEASVEEVKEAYLQAYRSGCKGITIYRYGSRAEQVLNLRESRIEEAEAAVTTEVHPIIGPRARPVRTTGVTERIRTGCGNLYVTINSDDKGYCEVFAQVGKAGGCASSQTEMAGRLISLALRSGVDIKSVAKQLNGIRCPSPSWDNGKSVLSCSDAIGQIISKYTGAEVVNRDTTMGACPDCGGVVEHEGGCLVCRSCGFSRCA, encoded by the coding sequence CTGAACCTTACAGAAAATGCCCGAACTGTTCTAAACAAACGGTACCTCAAGAAGGACGAGGCCGGCCGGCCCGTGGAAACGCCGGAGATCATGTTTCGTCGCGTGGCGCGAGCGGTCGCCGAGGCGGATCGGCTCTATGACCCCGAAGCCCCGGTCGAGGAGACCGCAAACGCGTTTTACACTATGATGGCGTCGCTGGAATTTCTGCCCAATTCCCCCACCCTGATGAACGCCGGCCGGAAGATGGGGCAGTTGTCGGCCTGTTTCGTTCTTCCGATCGAAGACTCCATGGAAAGCATCTTCGATGCATTGAAGTACACGGCGATTATTCACAAAACAGGCGGAGGGACGGGCTTTTCGTTTTCTCGGTTGCGACCCAAGAACGACATCGTCTTATCGACTCACGGGGTGTCCAGCGGGCCCGTCTCCTTTATGGGCGTTTTCGATGCAGCCACCGAGGCCATCAAACAGGGCGGAACCCGGCGTGGCGCCAACATGGGCATTTTGCGAGTGGATCATCCGGACATCGAAGAGTTCATATCATGCAAACGAGGCGACACCAGGCTCAACAACTTCAATATCTCGGTGGCTGTGACAGACCGGTTTATGGAGGCGGTCGGACAAAACGAAGACTTCCCCCTGGTCAATCCACGCACCGGGGAGGTGGTACGTTACGTAAAGGCCCGTCTTCTTTTCGACCAGATCGTGGAATCGGCCTGGCAAAACGGCGACCCTGGGTTGATTTTCCTCGACGCCATCAACCGTTGCAATCCCACGCCCCATTTGGGAGACATCGAATCCACCAACCCATGCGGCGAACAGCCCCTCCTCCCGTATGAATCCTGTAATCTGGGGTCCATCAACCTGTCCAGGATGGTCCGCAAGAAATCAAACGGAGCTGCAACCGTGTGGGAAATCGACCACGAAAGGCTCAGAAACGTGGTGCACAAGGCGGTGCATTTTCTGGACAATGTGATCGATGTAAATAAGTATCCGATTCCTCCCATCAAAGAACTGACGCTCAAGAACCGCAAAATCGGCCTGGGGGTCATGGGATTCGCGGATATGCTGATCACGCTGGCCGTGCCGTATGACAGCGACGAAGCAGCGGAAGTCGGCAGGAGCGTCATGAAATTCATTCAGGCCGAATCCAAAGCCGCGTCCGCGGAACTGGGTCGTGTCCGAGGCAACTTTCCGAAGGTCCTGGACGGACAGGAACTGATAGAAACACATCCCGAATTCGAAAGAATCGCCCGTGAGCGGGGATTCTATTCCGAGTCTCTGATGGAGCTGATCTCGACACTGGGCAGCATTAGGCGCCTCGAAGGAGTGCCGGACGATGTGAAACGGCTTTTCCCCACCGCGCACGACATCCCACCGGAATGGCACATCAAAATACAGGCGGCCTTCCAGGAACACACGGACAATGCGGTTTCAAAAACGATCAACTTCCATGGGGAGGCCTCTGTCGAGGAAGTGAAAGAAGCCTACCTCCAGGCCTATCGTTCCGGTTGCAAAGGGATCACCATATATCGATACGGCAGCAGAGCCGAGCAGGTGCTCAACTTGAGAGAATCCCGGATCGAAGAGGCCGAAGCGGCTGTAACCACGGAGGTTCACCCCATCATCGGCCCGCGCGCCAGACCCGTGAGGACCACCGGAGTCACCGAACGAATCCGGACGGGTTGCGGTAACCTTTACGTCACCATCAATTCAGACGACAAAGGCTACTGTGAAGTGTTCGCTCAGGTGGGAAAAGCCGGCGGCTGTGCCTCCTCTCAAACGGAAATGGCGGGCCGCCTGATCAGCCTCGCCCTCCGTTCGGGTGTAGACATCAAATCCGTTGCAAAGCAACTGAACGGGATCCGTTGTCCATCTCCATCCTGGGACAACGGGAAATCGGTGCTTTCATGCTCGGACGCCATAGGGCAAATCATCAGCAAGTACACCGGGGCCGAGGTGGTTAATCGGGATACCACCATGGGCGCCTGTCCCGACTGTGGCGGCGTCGTCGAGCACGAAGGCGGATGTCTCGTGTGTCGAAGTTGCGGCTTCTCGAGATGCGCATGA
- a CDS encoding MGMT family protein — protein MPYGETRSYGEIAGRIGRPRSGRAVGGALHVNPLPLVIPCHRVIGKNGSLVGFGGGLDLKARLIDLENGRK, from the coding sequence ATACCGTACGGAGAGACCCGGTCTTACGGGGAAATCGCCGGTCGGATCGGACGCCCGCGCTCCGGTCGGGCCGTTGGAGGCGCGCTACACGTCAACCCGCTTCCCCTGGTCATTCCCTGTCACCGGGTCATCGGCAAGAACGGATCCCTCGTGGGATTTGGAGGCGGACTGGACCTGAAAGCACGGCTCATCGACTTGGAGAATGGAAGAAAATAA
- a CDS encoding TRAP transporter substrate-binding protein: protein MKRSIFVVMTVALFAVAFVFTCVPYARGEAIKLTYSNFFPPTHIQSQLADAWCKEVEKRTHGEVKVEYYPGQTLTKAQQCYDGVVSGLSDIGMSVLGYTKGRFPVMEVCDLPLGYPNGHVATALVNAVYEKFRPTELSDTVVMYLTAHGPGILHTKGKAVRKMEDIKGLKIRSHGTSAKVVQALGGTQVAMPMPETYQSLQKGVVDGAVYPLEANKGWKLGEVIDFCTRNISSSYTTAFFVVMNKDKWNSLSPKIQQTIQEINTEWIAKHGEAWDNSDEEGLELLKSLNHEMIEQDAAEAQRWQEAVQPVLKEYIDAMKEKGLPGAEALTYAQETLKEMK, encoded by the coding sequence ATGAAAAGGAGCATCTTTGTTGTGATGACGGTCGCCCTGTTTGCGGTGGCTTTCGTGTTCACGTGCGTCCCGTATGCCAGAGGGGAAGCGATCAAACTCACCTATTCGAATTTTTTTCCTCCCACCCATATTCAAAGCCAGTTGGCGGACGCGTGGTGTAAAGAGGTCGAGAAGCGCACCCACGGCGAGGTCAAGGTAGAGTACTACCCCGGCCAAACACTGACAAAGGCCCAACAATGTTACGACGGCGTTGTCAGCGGTCTGTCCGACATTGGTATGTCCGTGTTGGGCTACACGAAGGGACGCTTTCCCGTGATGGAGGTTTGCGATCTGCCGCTGGGATATCCCAACGGCCACGTGGCAACGGCCCTTGTGAATGCGGTATACGAGAAGTTCAGGCCAACGGAATTGTCGGATACCGTGGTCATGTATCTCACAGCCCACGGCCCCGGCATTCTCCATACGAAAGGCAAGGCCGTACGTAAGATGGAAGATATAAAAGGACTGAAGATCCGTTCCCACGGCACCAGCGCCAAGGTGGTCCAGGCTCTTGGAGGCACCCAGGTGGCCATGCCGATGCCGGAAACGTACCAATCCCTGCAAAAAGGGGTGGTGGATGGAGCGGTGTATCCCTTGGAGGCCAACAAAGGGTGGAAGTTGGGAGAAGTTATAGACTTCTGTACGAGGAATATCTCGTCATCCTACACCACCGCGTTCTTCGTGGTCATGAATAAGGACAAGTGGAACTCGCTTTCTCCCAAAATCCAGCAGACCATTCAGGAAATCAACACGGAATGGATTGCCAAACACGGCGAGGCATGGGATAACAGCGACGAGGAGGGGTTGGAGCTGCTGAAAAGCTTGAACCATGAGATGATCGAGCAGGATGCGGCCGAGGCCCAGCGGTGGCAGGAAGCCGTTCAGCCCGTTCTGAAAGAATACATAGATGCAATGAAGGAGAAAGGATTGCCCGGCGCTGAAGCCCTCACCTACGCGCAGGAAACCTTGAAAGAAATGAAATAG
- a CDS encoding TRAP transporter small permease has translation MERFFQLIHRTVDVLKWIGSGCLVGMMLLTCLDVIFRAFGRPILGAVELVSLMATSVIACAMPYTHAAQGHVGVDLLVRRLKPRSQAGVDAVTSFLSLGLFLTVAWRMSLYAGALRRSGEVSMTLELPSYVLVYGMSLAFAILGLVVLQYFITSVQKAFGK, from the coding sequence ATGGAACGTTTTTTTCAACTGATACACCGTACGGTTGATGTGTTGAAGTGGATCGGTTCCGGATGTCTCGTGGGCATGATGCTGCTGACCTGTTTGGACGTGATCTTCCGGGCGTTCGGCCGTCCGATACTCGGAGCCGTGGAACTCGTCAGCTTGATGGCCACATCGGTTATCGCGTGCGCGATGCCCTACACCCACGCGGCGCAAGGGCACGTGGGCGTGGATCTCCTGGTGCGCAGACTCAAACCGCGGTCCCAGGCCGGAGTGGATGCGGTTACTTCCTTTCTCAGCTTGGGACTATTCCTGACAGTGGCATGGAGGATGTCTTTGTACGCAGGCGCTCTGCGGAGGTCCGGAGAGGTATCCATGACCCTCGAGCTTCCCAGTTATGTCCTGGTATACGGTATGTCGTTAGCCTTTGCCATTCTGGGTCTTGTCGTGCTGCAGTATTTCATCACATCCGTACAAAAGGCGTTCGGCAAATGA